In the genome of Fusobacterium necrogenes, one region contains:
- a CDS encoding ABC transporter ATP-binding protein — MRVENLKKSYGERKVLDGISFEGEEGKITVILGESGCGKSTLLGILSKNIDDYSGEINFDRDTNSGISYIFQEDTLIPWKTVYENIEYVLKDKISKDNIREHIEKYLKMVNLLDYRDEYPQHLSGGMKRRVGIARAFAYPCDYLFMDEPFEFLDIKTKQEIIEYFKILQEKEKKTVLFITHDIESALKIGDKIIIFSSKPTKVKKVFENMSDNVLEDEIRKIFL, encoded by the coding sequence ATGAGAGTAGAAAATTTAAAAAAAAGCTATGGAGAGAGAAAGGTTTTAGATGGAATCTCCTTTGAAGGAGAAGAGGGCAAGATAACAGTAATACTTGGAGAATCAGGGTGTGGAAAATCTACACTACTGGGAATACTCTCTAAAAATATAGATGATTACTCTGGAGAGATTAATTTTGATAGAGATACTAATTCAGGAATATCCTATATATTTCAAGAGGATACTCTTATCCCTTGGAAAACAGTATATGAAAATATAGAGTATGTACTTAAAGATAAAATATCAAAGGATAATATAAGAGAGCATATAGAAAAATATCTGAAAATGGTAAATCTTTTAGATTATAGAGATGAATATCCACAACATCTAAGTGGTGGAATGAAAAGAAGAGTGGGAATAGCAAGAGCCTTTGCTTATCCCTGTGATTATCTTTTTATGGATGAGCCCTTTGAATTTTTAGATATAAAAACAAAACAAGAGATAATTGAATATTTTAAAATATTACAAGAGAAAGAGAAAAAAACAGTGCTATTTATAACTCACGATATAGAGTCAGCTTTAAAAATAGGAGATAAGATTATAATATTTTCATCAAAGCCTACAAAAGTAAAAAAGGTTTTTGAAAATATGTCTGATAATGTGTTAGAAGATGAAATTAGAAAAATATTCTTGTAA
- a CDS encoding Fe-S-containing hydro-lyase — MEYHLTTPLKDEDIAKLKAGDTVKITGVIYTARDAAHARLVKLLEEGKELPIDVKGQVIYYVGPTPAKPGKPIGSAGPTTSYRMDAYAPDLIKVGLKGMIGKGARSKEVKDAMISEKAVYFAAVGGAAAFIAKSIKKAELITYEDLGAEALRRLEVENFPAIVINDIYGGDLYQEGQAKWNRLDK; from the coding sequence ATGGAATACCATTTAACAACACCTTTAAAAGATGAAGATATAGCAAAATTAAAAGCAGGAGATACAGTAAAAATAACTGGAGTAATATACACAGCTAGAGATGCTGCTCATGCTAGACTTGTAAAATTATTAGAAGAGGGAAAAGAGTTGCCTATTGATGTAAAAGGACAAGTTATATACTATGTAGGACCAACACCAGCTAAACCAGGAAAACCAATAGGAAGTGCTGGACCAACAACAAGTTATAGAATGGACGCCTATGCTCCTGATTTAATAAAAGTAGGATTAAAAGGGATGATAGGAAAAGGAGCAAGATCTAAAGAAGTTAAAGATGCTATGATTTCTGAAAAGGCAGTTTATTTTGCCGCAGTAGGAGGAGCAGCTGCTTTTATAGCTAAATCAATAAAAAAAGCTGAGCTAATTACTTATGAGGACTTAGGAGCAGAAGCTTTAAGAAGACTTGAGGTAGAAAATTTCCCAGCAATAGTTATCAATGATATCTATGGAGGAGATTTATATCAAGAGGGACAAGCTAAGTGGAATAGATTAGACAAATAA
- a CDS encoding ABC transporter permease → MKRFMQNSPKFLSMFFFFIIWEGVALYIDNSLLFPRVSEIFLSLKNLVTSGDFTLILWNTLSRFFISIVFSLILAIIFSVASYRYEVISFLLFPFIIFLRAVPTIAIIIVVLIWSSVEKVPIVVGMLILFPILYESILGGIKNVDKNLLKMSKVFKVPTKKVVRDIYIPSIYYSISSNIPSYMGLTFKVIIAGEVLSQESLSIGGEIFINKIYLESSNIFAWIIVVIVLNYFLEKGLKTINSRVCRWEK, encoded by the coding sequence ATGAAGAGATTTATGCAAAATAGTCCTAAATTTCTTTCGATGTTCTTCTTCTTTATAATTTGGGAGGGAGTTGCCTTATATATAGACAACTCTCTTCTTTTTCCAAGAGTAAGTGAAATTTTTCTCTCATTGAAAAATTTAGTGACAAGTGGAGATTTTACCTTAATATTGTGGAATACACTGAGTAGATTTTTCATTTCTATTGTCTTCTCTTTAATATTAGCTATAATTTTCTCTGTGGCTTCATATAGATATGAGGTAATAAGTTTTCTTTTATTTCCATTTATAATTTTTCTAAGAGCTGTTCCAACTATTGCTATAATTATAGTAGTGCTTATATGGAGTAGTGTAGAAAAAGTTCCTATTGTTGTAGGAATGTTAATTTTATTTCCAATACTATATGAGAGTATTTTAGGTGGTATAAAAAATGTAGATAAAAATCTATTGAAGATGTCAAAGGTTTTTAAGGTGCCTACTAAAAAAGTTGTAAGAGATATTTATATTCCAAGTATATATTACTCTATATCTTCAAATATTCCATCATATATGGGGCTTACTTTTAAAGTGATAATAGCTGGAGAGGTTCTTTCTCAAGAGAGTTTATCAATAGGAGGAGAGATATTTATCAATAAGATTTACTTGGAAAGTTCAAATATCTTTGCTTGGATTATAGTAGTTATAGTTTTAAATTATTTTTTAGAAAAGGGATTAAAGACTATAAATAGTAGAGTGTGTAGGTGGGAAAAATGA
- a CDS encoding fumarate hydratase, which produces MKELDLKKVIFEVERMCVEANYFLNDNILQKIKIAYNNEESEVGKNILGQIIENDEIAMNEQVPMCQDTGIVVVFLEIGTEVKINGDIYEAVNEGVRRGYEKGYLRKSVVRHPLDRVNTKDNSPAIIHTKLVPNSDKVKIIVAPKGGGSENMSALKMLKPSDGVEGIKKLVVETIKNAGGNPCPPIIVGVGIGGNFEKAAILAKEAVLRDINDVTPDPIARNLEAELLELINKTGVGPLGLGGLTTALAVKVNTYPCHIAALPVAININCHAARHKEVEL; this is translated from the coding sequence ATGAAAGAGTTAGATTTAAAAAAAGTAATTTTTGAAGTAGAAAGAATGTGTGTTGAGGCGAACTATTTTTTAAATGATAATATATTACAAAAAATAAAAATAGCTTATAATAATGAAGAGTCAGAAGTAGGAAAAAATATACTAGGTCAAATTATAGAAAATGATGAGATTGCTATGAATGAGCAAGTTCCTATGTGTCAAGATACAGGAATAGTAGTAGTATTTTTAGAGATTGGTACAGAGGTAAAAATTAATGGAGATATATATGAAGCTGTAAATGAAGGGGTAAGAAGAGGATATGAAAAAGGGTATCTTAGAAAATCTGTTGTAAGACACCCATTAGATAGAGTTAATACTAAGGATAACTCTCCAGCTATAATTCATACAAAACTAGTGCCAAATTCAGATAAAGTAAAAATAATAGTTGCTCCTAAAGGTGGAGGTTCTGAAAATATGAGTGCTTTAAAAATGTTAAAGCCATCTGATGGAGTAGAGGGAATAAAAAAATTAGTAGTAGAAACTATAAAAAATGCTGGTGGAAACCCTTGCCCTCCAATAATTGTAGGAGTTGGAATAGGTGGAAACTTTGAAAAGGCAGCTATATTAGCAAAAGAAGCTGTACTTAGAGATATAAATGATGTAACTCCAGACCCAATAGCAAGAAATTTAGAGGCTGAGTTATTAGAATTAATTAATAAAACAGGAGTAGGACCTTTAGGATTAGGAGGGCTAACTACTGCTCTTGCTGTAAAAGTTAATACTTATCCTTGCCATATAGCTGCTCTTCCAGTTGCTATTAATATCAATTGCCACGCAGCTAGACATAAAGAAGTAGAGTTATAG
- a CDS encoding ABC transporter substrate-binding protein, with product MFKKNLLILFVLLSLNIFADSIRVIVPDGLPALSIVNMVSTTKEIDGKKIDYKVEKLSDALVVDMLKREGDIAVVPSNFSAQLYNKNLDYKILGTVGWGSFYVVSRDNIKSLEELKGKEVYTFGKGLTPDIIFQSILDKKGIDKKDIKINYLSNGNEVASLYLGKKVDTIVIPEPMLSKVLSKSLSSNIVVNLNDEWKNIIESDLGYPQSTLVVKEEVYNTNPKLVEEFISKLTESISLIYKNQDKTTENIKLNNLEIDTSILDKVLTRANISYTPVVDCQEEYHKYFEILESVNKKVIGGRLPDEEIYAK from the coding sequence ATGTTTAAAAAGAATTTACTAATATTATTTGTTTTACTAAGTCTAAATATTTTTGCTGACTCTATAAGAGTAATAGTACCAGATGGATTACCAGCTCTTTCAATAGTGAATATGGTGTCAACTACTAAAGAGATAGATGGAAAAAAGATAGATTATAAGGTAGAAAAGCTATCTGATGCTCTCGTAGTGGATATGTTAAAAAGAGAGGGAGATATAGCTGTTGTTCCATCTAATTTTTCAGCTCAACTGTATAATAAAAATTTAGATTATAAAATACTTGGAACAGTTGGTTGGGGTTCTTTTTATGTAGTAAGTAGAGATAATATAAAATCTTTAGAGGAGTTAAAAGGAAAAGAGGTTTATACTTTTGGAAAAGGGCTTACTCCAGATATAATATTTCAAAGTATTTTAGATAAAAAGGGAATAGATAAAAAAGATATAAAAATAAATTATCTTTCTAATGGGAATGAAGTAGCTTCTTTATACTTAGGAAAAAAGGTGGATACTATTGTTATTCCAGAGCCAATGTTGAGTAAAGTATTATCTAAAAGTTTATCTTCTAATATTGTAGTCAATTTAAATGATGAGTGGAAAAATATTATTGAATCAGACTTAGGTTATCCTCAATCTACTCTTGTTGTAAAAGAGGAAGTTTATAATACAAATCCTAAATTAGTAGAAGAGTTCATATCTAAATTGACAGAGAGTATATCATTGATTTATAAAAATCAAGATAAAACTACTGAGAATATAAAGTTAAATAATTTAGAAATAGATACAAGTATTTTGGATAAAGTTTTGACTAGAGCTAATATTTCTTATACTCCAGTAGTGGACTGTCAAGAGGAGTATCATAAGTATTTTGAGATTTTAGAAAGTGTAAATAAAAAAGTAATTGGAGGAAGGTTACCAGATGAAGAGATTTATGCAAAATAG
- a CDS encoding metal ABC transporter ATP-binding protein, producing the protein MSNYILTVDNFCLSHKNRSILENLSFYVKKGDYLAVGGVPGSGKSTLIRSILGLVNNGISGNIEYYNIKKTEISYIPQNLMQQKENFLGTIREVVAVSLLSKKRGRAFTEEDWEKVDNLLRRLKLFDIKDNKINKLTKGQQLKASLAKHLITEPKLLFIDSPNSTLDMKNKLDFYQTIKMLCDEDKLTVIFITHNIKEICQYANKLLFLKKKDRTYYFGDAQEFIKDKE; encoded by the coding sequence ATGAGTAATTATATTTTGACTGTTGATAATTTTTGTTTATCACATAAAAATAGGAGTATTTTAGAAAATTTATCTTTTTATGTAAAAAAGGGGGATTATCTAGCTGTTGGAGGAGTTCCAGGTTCTGGAAAAAGTACCCTTATTAGAAGTATATTAGGGCTTGTAAATAATGGGATAAGTGGAAATATAGAGTATTATAATATAAAAAAAACAGAGATTAGTTATATACCACAAAATTTGATGCAGCAAAAAGAAAACTTTTTAGGTACAATAAGAGAAGTAGTAGCTGTATCTTTACTTTCTAAAAAAAGAGGAAGAGCTTTTACTGAAGAGGATTGGGAAAAGGTAGATAATCTTTTAAGAAGATTAAAACTTTTTGATATAAAGGATAATAAAATAAATAAATTAACTAAAGGTCAACAACTTAAAGCAAGTTTGGCAAAACATCTGATAACAGAGCCAAAACTTCTTTTTATAGATAGTCCTAATTCAACTTTAGATATGAAAAATAAATTAGATTTTTATCAAACAATAAAGATGTTATGTGATGAGGATAAATTGACAGTAATATTTATAACTCACAATATAAAAGAGATTTGCCAATATGCTAACAAGCTACTTTTTCTAAAGAAAAAAGATAGAACATATTATTTTGGAGATGCTCAAGAGTTTATTAAGGATAAGGAGTAG
- a CDS encoding CvfB family protein encodes MIKIGKRQKLVINNFASIGAYLDAETGDSKDNILLPNNELEDRELKEGDEVEVLVYMDSEDRPVATFRKTEALVGTLAKLEVTDIHPTLGAFMDWGLKKELLLPKRQQETDVEIGKKYLVGIYEDSKGRLSATMKIYKFLLPSTSMKKNDIVSGTVYRINDEIGVFVAVEDRYFGLIPKNEYFKNYKIGDEIAARVIRVREDGKLDLSPRELAYLQLDKDAELILEKMRILKDSFRFNDKTNPEQIVNYFNMSKKAFKRAIGNLLKQGKIEKTEDGYFKLVSKK; translated from the coding sequence ATGATAAAAATAGGAAAAAGACAAAAATTGGTTATAAATAATTTTGCCAGTATTGGAGCTTATCTTGATGCTGAAACTGGAGATAGTAAAGATAATATCCTACTTCCTAATAATGAACTAGAGGATAGAGAATTAAAAGAGGGGGATGAAGTAGAAGTTCTTGTATATATGGACTCTGAAGATAGACCAGTGGCAACTTTTAGAAAGACAGAGGCATTAGTAGGGACATTAGCTAAATTAGAGGTTACTGATATACATCCTACACTTGGGGCATTTATGGATTGGGGACTAAAAAAAGAGTTACTACTTCCAAAAAGACAGCAAGAAACTGATGTGGAAATTGGTAAAAAATACTTAGTAGGTATATATGAGGATAGTAAGGGAAGACTTTCTGCTACAATGAAAATATATAAATTCTTACTTCCAAGTACATCTATGAAAAAAAATGATATAGTATCAGGAACTGTGTATAGAATAAATGATGAGATAGGTGTCTTTGTAGCTGTTGAGGATAGATATTTTGGGCTTATTCCTAAAAATGAATATTTTAAAAATTATAAAATAGGTGATGAGATAGCAGCTAGAGTAATTAGAGTGAGAGAAGATGGAAAGCTTGATTTATCGCCAAGAGAGTTAGCTTACTTACAGCTTGATAAAGATGCAGAGTTAATATTAGAAAAGATGAGGATTTTAAAGGATAGTTTTAGATTTAATGATAAAACTAATCCAGAACAGATAGTAAATTATTTTAATATGAGTAAAAAAGCTTTTAAAAGAGCTATTGGAAATCTTTTAAAACAAGGTAAGATAGAAAAAACAGAAGATGGGTATTTTAAGCTAGTTAGTAAAAAGTAG